The DNA window CAGGCCGTCCGGCCGAGGCGGAAGTGGTCTACCGCGAGGACCTGAAGCGGTTCCCCGAGAACGGCTGGGCACTGTTCGGACTCGAGCAGGCGCTCAAGGCCCAAGGCAAGACCGCCGAGGCCCAGCAGGTGGATGGGCGATTCCGGAAAGCGTGGGCAACGGCGGATGTGACGCTGACGGCGTCGCGGTTCTAGGGAGCCGGCCGCCGACTCGGCAGCTGCGGACGCTCCCCGCCGCCTCCCATGAGGTGCAGTGCCAGCGCCTTCCGCGTATGGAGGCCGAGCCGGTCGAGTACCCGCTCGAGGTAGTGCCGAACCGTGTGCGCGCTCAAGCGGAGCCGCTGGGCGATCACCGCGTTCGACAGCCCCTCCGCCGCGAGCAGCGCGACCTGGGGCTCGCGGCCCCGAAGTCCGAAGGTGACTCGCAGTTCCTGCGTCGTCGGAAGCGCCGCGGTCAGGCGGTCCACCAGGACCAGCACGCCCGGTTCGGTCAACAGTGTGCCGGCCGCCACGCGGCTCGCGGACAACCGGTAGAAGCCGCCCGGCAGCTCCAACTCCTGCGCGTCCTCCCGCTGGCGCTCGGACGATGCGGCCTGGGCTGCCTGGCGGCTGATGTGGTCGAGCAACCGGTCGCGCGCGAGCTCCTCCTGGAGCAGCTCGTTCAGGCGCTCGTTCCGCGCGACTTCGCGGCGCCCCTCGTTTCCGAAAATGGCCATGCCGGTCTCCACGTCGTCGAACGCCTGACCGAGCGTGCTCCGCCAGGCGCGAAGCCGGTGCAGGGTCGCGAGGCCGGCGATGAGTGCGCAGCGGAGAGATACGACGACGAGCCAGGCCTCGGAACCCTCCACGGTGGGGGACCAGCGCACGTCCCGCAGTCCCCCCTCGGGGCCTTCCAAGGCCGCCCACAGCCACCCCGGGTGGTCGTTCGGGACATGCAGCAGCGCTTCGAGCCCGCCAATCGAATCCGCAGGTAGCTCCCGCCCCGGGACGCCGCACACCTCCCGAACCCGCTGAACGCTCTCGGCGAGCCACGCGTCGCGGCTCCCCCACTCGAGGGGAGACATCAGGACTTCGATTGCTCCAACGAGTGCCGCCAGGTCCATGAGCCGAGCCGTGAGTGTTGACCCACTACGCTTGGTACCCGGCGTGAAGTTTCCGTGAATGTTCCTCCCAAGCCTGGCGAAATCATGGGACGAACGTCCCCTGCGGGAATCCACGGCGGGGGGCAGGTTGACGGGTGATCCCGGCAGCATGCCATAGGCAGCAGACCGTTCCGTCCAGGGGGGTACACGATGAGTCCTTCAATTATCAGCCGACTTTCCCTAGCCGGCGTGCTGCTCGCGACCCTCGGTCTGCCCGCCGCCGCCTCGGCGCAGTATCGCCTTCCCACGGTCGTGAGCGCGGCCAAGGCCGACAGTCTCCACAACGCTGCGGCCACCCTCGTCGCCGCGCACCGCTGGCGTGACGCGGCCGCTCTGTACCGCCGCTCCGCGGCACTCCGGGGTGCCGAAGATCCGGTCGGGTTCACCTGCTTGCGCGACGCCGCAGCGCTCGCGTACGCCTCCGGTGACCGTTCGGGAGCCCGGAACGACATGGCTGCCGCCGCCAGTCAAGCCCTGACCCGGGGGGACCTGCGCGAGGCGGCGCTGGCCTACCTCGACGCCGCGTGGATTGCGCAGGAGCAGAAGGACCCGCGTCAGGTCTGGGAGCTCGGCCACCGCGCCGAGATGCTCGCCGATTCCCCGCTCCTGGGCGCCTCGGATCGAGCCACGATCCTTCGGCGGATCAGCCGTGATCCGGCCATGCAGCTGGCTTTGCAGCAAGAGCCGTAGAGGCGCTACCTCAGCGGAGTTGGAAAGGAGGGGGAATGACTTGATACGCCGCCGAGCCTACGCCACTCGGCGGCGGTTGGCTGTGTGGGAGCGATCGCGACCTCAGGCTCGAGGTCCTGGCCTTGGCGCGTCCGCTGTGGTAAGGTTTTTGGCATATCGCCGAGCCTTCCAGGCTGTCAATCGCGACCATCGACGCTCCCTTCGATCCGATGACTCTCAGAGTTGCCCCGCGCCTGCGTGCATCGCTCTCGCTCCTCCTTGCTGCCCTCGCCGGCTGCGGGGGAGGAGACTTGGTCCTGCCGAACCACGGCCAGCCCTCCCAAATCGTGGTCGTCCGGGGCGATAGCCTGAGCGGAACCATCGGCGAGCCCCTGGGAGATTCGCTGGTCGTGCGGGTGGTCGACGGGTTCGGCGATCCGGTCGCCGGGTCCGAGGTGACCTGGACCGCCGAGGGGGGAGGCACCGTAAGCCCGCCGACCAGCGTGACTTCGTCCGATGGACGGGCCGGCACTCAGCGGGTGCTGGGCGCCGATATCGGCACCTACGGCACCACCGCCGCGCTCCTGGGGATCGAGACACCTCCGGACCCGGTGCGGTTCACCACGCTGGGCGTGGCCGCGCGGCTTGCCCTTAGCGTGGCGCCGCCGGCCACCGCCTCAACCGGCGTGCCGCTGAGCCCCCAGCCGGTGCTCCAGCTCAAGGACGCCAGCGGCAACGACATCGCCCGCGAGGGCGTGGTGGTAACGGCCCAGATCTCTGCCGGGGGTGGCACGCTGGACGGCGGCACGACCTCCAGCAGCGACGCTGCCGGGCGGGTGGCCTTCGTCGATCTCGCGATCAGGGGGTCGCCCGGTACCCGGAGCCTCATCTTTGCCGCCGATGGCTTTGCTTCGGCCACCGCCAGCGTGGCGGTCGGGGTCGGGGCGCCGGGGGCGATCGAAGCGGCGGCTGGCAGCGACCAGGAGGCCGAGGTGGGCAAGGCAGTGGCGACCCGCCCGGCCGTGGTGGTGCGCGACGAGGACGGCAATGTGCTCGAGGGCATTCCGGTGACGTTCAAGGTGGCCGGGGGCGGCGGATCGCTGGACGGTGCCAATCCGGTGACCGGGAGCGACGGCGTGGCCACCGCCGGCGGCTGGACCTTGGGGCAGAAGGTCGGGGCCAACACCCTCGAGGCCAGCCTCTCGGGGCTCGACGTGAGCGGCAGCCCGGTAGTGTTCACCGCCACGGGCACGCCCGGCTCGGTGAGCGCCGGGAAGAGCAAGGTGAGCGCCGCGCCCGAGACCATCACGGCGTCGGGCGGATCGAGCAAGAGCACGATCACGGTGACCGCGCGCGACGGGTTCGACAATCCGATCCCCGGCCTGGACGTCACCCTGTCGGCCACCGGCCCGGGCAATACGCTGACCCAGCCGGCAGCTCCGACCGGGAGCAATGGATCGACGACGGGTGTGCTGAGTGCGACTACTCCGGGGAACCGCCTGGTCTCCGCCACAATCGGCGGGACGGGCGTGACCCAGACTGCAACCATCGCCGTGTCTGCCGGCGCGCCCAGCGCCTCGCGCAGCAGTGCGACGGTGCCGAACGGCACTGCGGGGAAGGCGACGACCATCGAGATGCGGCTCAGGGACGCGCAGGGCAATGACGTGTCGGGCCAGGCGGGTGCGATCGCGCTGTCGGTGTCAGGGGCCAACTCGCGGAATTCGTTCAGCCCCTCGGACCAGGGCGGGGGGCGCTACACGGCCGCGTACACGCCTGAGAAAGCGGGCACGGATCAGGTGCAGGTGAAGGTGTCGGGGACGGCGCTATCCGGTTCGCCGTTTGCGAGCGTGGTGGAGGCGGGGGACGCGGCTCCGGCGACGTCGCGGGCGGTGGTGCCTGCCTGTGTCGAGTTCCGCAACCTGCCGGCGACGATCACGATCACGGCGTTCGACGAGTTCGGCAATCTGGTGAAACGGGGAGGGGACGACTTCCGGATCCGGGTGAATCAGGGATCGTCGACGATCACCCCGACGGACAACGGGGATGGGACGTATACCGCGCGGCTCGATCTCAGCGTGGGGGTGTTCCGGATCGATATCACGCTGGACGGGACGCCGATCAAGGGGAACGCGTTTCAGATCGTGGTGCCGTTCCCATTCGCGGGGTGCTAGGGGGGCACTCCGGACGGCACCTTCGCGCACATCCCATTACTCGCGAGCGCGCACCAGCTCACCGCCAGCTAGGTTCTCACTGCGTCCGATGTCGCGCGCGGTGGTGTGCGCGAAGCGCTGGTGACGACCGCGGCGTAGAGCCCCACAATGGCGAGTACTGCCAAAGTGAGCGGGGCATCCAGCCGAAACAGGAGGATAGAGTCAAGGCTGGCAGTGAGGACCGAGGCCAGGAGCTGCACCAACCCGTTGCCCACCAAGTACTGGCTTGCTCCGCGCTACGCACACTGAAGGCGCGAGCCTCACCGGCCTGGAGCCCTCCCTACCTCAGCGCCGCCCCCGCCCCCACCCCCAGCATCGCCTCCCGCACCAGCGGCACCGGCGGCCCTCCGTACGAGAGAAACCGGTCGTGAAACGCCTTCCACCCCCCGCGCCCACCGTGCGTCGCCGTCCAGTCCGCCCGCAACTGGCGGATCATCAGCTTGCCCAGCGTGTAGTTGAGATACTCGGGATCGAACGTCCCCCGCGCCGCCTGCTGCCGCGCCGTCGCCCCGTCCTGTAAGGCGTCCTCCCGGAAGAGCCGCTCCGATTGCGCCTGGGTCATATGCCCGGTGTGCATCCCGATGGCCGAGAGATAGCGGGCATCGCGGAGCAGCGCGTTCTGCAGCTGGCCGATGTGCACTTCGGGACTCCCGTTCCCCAGGCCCGCCTCCCACATCATCTCCTCGGCATAGTGGGCCCAGCCCTCCGCGAAGGCGTAGGTCACGAACACCGCGCCGAACTTGTCCGCCGACCGATTGGAGTGGAGGAACTGGACGAAGTGGCCGGGCCAGACCTCGTGCACGCTGGTGAACTCCAGATTGGCCCGCCCCGGCAGGTAGTCGTGCTGCTCTTTCTTCGACCAGGACGGTTCGGGCGGCGCCACGTAATAGACGCTCGGCAACCCCTTGTCATAGGGTCCGGGCGGATCGATGTACGCGAAGTTCCAACGCTGGTACGGTGGCGACTCGTGGACCTGGGCCTTCTCGGTGCCGGGAACCGTCACCAGATCCTTCGCCCGGACGAACGCGGCGAGCGAATCCAGCTGCAGTCGCGCGGCCTCCACGATGGGGCCCGCGGGCTTGATATCGTTCGCCTTCTCGACGCACGCCTCGAGCGCCTGTCCCTTGGCAAACGCCGCGCACGCCTCCTTGAGCGCCGCGATGTTGCGGTCGAGATCCGCACGGCCGAGGGCCTCGAGCCGATCCAGCGGGACATCCACTCTGTCAGTGGCATGGAGCATCCGCGCGAAGAGCTGGGGACCCATCGCGAAGCTGTCCACCGCAGTCTTCTCCTGCGAGGCGAACCACTGGTCGAGCCGATGCATCGATTCGGCGGCCGCGGTCAACGCCGAATCGAGCGACGCGCGTACCGGGCTGTCCTCCACACTCGCGAAGGCCTTCGGCGCGTCGTTGCGCAGGAAGCCCACCAGGCCCCCGAAGCGGATCCGGCCGATCGCCACGTACGACTTGGGAAGCGGCAGCCGAAGGTTCGCCTTGATTTGATCGGCGGCACGCGGCACCGCGCGGGCCCAGGCCGTGAGCGCACGGGCTCGTACCGTCGGGTCGGCGTAGGGTCGGGCGATATAGACGTTGGGATCGAGGTTGTCGGCGTACCAGGTGGGGTTCTTCGTCGGCCACTTGGCCTCGTCGCGCCAGAAGAGCTGGCCTTCGATGACGTCGACCAGGTATTGCCGCTGCAGCCGGCGCGGCGCGTCGAGGCCCGTGGTGTCCCACGCCATCGCCGAGTCGCGCGCCGCGCGAAGCTGGGCGACCGCACTGGCGAGCCCGGCCTCGCTCCAGTCGGGCAGCTTGCCGTCAAAGTCGTGCCGCCCCTGGTAGACGGCGAATCCCGGGTTCGCGGCGAAGTACGCCTCGAGGAACCGGTCGACGAATTGGTCCCAGTCTCCACCGCGGGCCACGGCCTTTGGCGCGGGCCGGCAACCCCCCGCCAGGGCGAGAGCCAACAAGCCCAGGGCCAGAGACCGACGCCTCATTCGGACCCCTTCTTTGCGGTCGGA is part of the Gemmatimonadales bacterium genome and encodes:
- a CDS encoding LuxR C-terminal-related transcriptional regulator — translated: MSPLEWGSRDAWLAESVQRVREVCGVPGRELPADSIGGLEALLHVPNDHPGWLWAALEGPEGGLRDVRWSPTVEGSEAWLVVVSLRCALIAGLATLHRLRAWRSTLGQAFDDVETGMAIFGNEGRREVARNERLNELLQEELARDRLLDHISRQAAQAASSERQREDAQELELPGGFYRLSASRVAAGTLLTEPGVLVLVDRLTAALPTTQELRVTFGLRGREPQVALLAAEGLSNAVIAQRLRLSAHTVRHYLERVLDRLGLHTRKALALHLMGGGGERPQLPSRRPAP
- a CDS encoding invasin domain 3-containing protein; protein product: MVLPNHGQPSQIVVVRGDSLSGTIGEPLGDSLVVRVVDGFGDPVAGSEVTWTAEGGGTVSPPTSVTSSDGRAGTQRVLGADIGTYGTTAALLGIETPPDPVRFTTLGVAARLALSVAPPATASTGVPLSPQPVLQLKDASGNDIAREGVVVTAQISAGGGTLDGGTTSSSDAAGRVAFVDLAIRGSPGTRSLIFAADGFASATASVAVGVGAPGAIEAAAGSDQEAEVGKAVATRPAVVVRDEDGNVLEGIPVTFKVAGGGGSLDGANPVTGSDGVATAGGWTLGQKVGANTLEASLSGLDVSGSPVVFTATGTPGSVSAGKSKVSAAPETITASGGSSKSTITVTARDGFDNPIPGLDVTLSATGPGNTLTQPAAPTGSNGSTTGVLSATTPGNRLVSATIGGTGVTQTATIAVSAGAPSASRSSATVPNGTAGKATTIEMRLRDAQGNDVSGQAGAIALSVSGANSRNSFSPSDQGGGRYTAAYTPEKAGTDQVQVKVSGTALSGSPFASVVEAGDAAPATSRAVVPACVEFRNLPATITITAFDEFGNLVKRGGDDFRIRVNQGSSTITPTDNGDGTYTARLDLSVGVFRIDITLDGTPIKGNAFQIVVPFPFAGC
- a CDS encoding DUF885 domain-containing protein gives rise to the protein MRRRSLALGLLALALAGGCRPAPKAVARGGDWDQFVDRFLEAYFAANPGFAVYQGRHDFDGKLPDWSEAGLASAVAQLRAARDSAMAWDTTGLDAPRRLQRQYLVDVIEGQLFWRDEAKWPTKNPTWYADNLDPNVYIARPYADPTVRARALTAWARAVPRAADQIKANLRLPLPKSYVAIGRIRFGGLVGFLRNDAPKAFASVEDSPVRASLDSALTAAAESMHRLDQWFASQEKTAVDSFAMGPQLFARMLHATDRVDVPLDRLEALGRADLDRNIAALKEACAAFAKGQALEACVEKANDIKPAGPIVEAARLQLDSLAAFVRAKDLVTVPGTEKAQVHESPPYQRWNFAYIDPPGPYDKGLPSVYYVAPPEPSWSKKEQHDYLPGRANLEFTSVHEVWPGHFVQFLHSNRSADKFGAVFVTYAFAEGWAHYAEEMMWEAGLGNGSPEVHIGQLQNALLRDARYLSAIGMHTGHMTQAQSERLFREDALQDGATARQQAARGTFDPEYLNYTLGKLMIRQLRADWTATHGGRGGWKAFHDRFLSYGGPPVPLVREAMLGVGAGAALR